The Glycine max cultivar Williams 82 chromosome 12, Glycine_max_v4.0, whole genome shotgun sequence genome window below encodes:
- the LOC100306502 gene encoding uncharacterized protein, producing the protein MRKFDPWPVFFKREWKRNWPFLVGFAVTGALITKLSLGLTEEDAKNSKFVKAHKR; encoded by the exons atgcGAAAGTTCGATCCATGGCCCGTTTTCTTCAAGCGCGAGTGGAAACGCAACTGGCCCTTCCTCGTTGGATTCGCAGTCACCGGAGCTCTAATCACCAAACTTTCCCTTGGCCTTACCG AGGAAGATGCTAAGAATTCCAAATTCGTTAAGGCGCACAAAAGGTAA